The Pseudomonas parafulva genome window below encodes:
- the betA gene encoding choline dehydrogenase has product MEYDYIIVGAGSAGNTLATRLTEDASVSVLLLEAGGPDYRFDFRTQMPAALAFPLQGKRYNWAYETDPEPHMDGRRMECGRGKGLGGSSLINGMCYIRGNAMDFDGWAKLPGLEDWTYLDCLPYFRKAETRDIGPNDYHGGEGPVSVATPKAGNNPLFHAMVEAGVQAGYPRTEDLNGYQQEGFGPMDRSVTKNGRRSSTARGYLDQAKKRPNLTIVTHALSDRILFEGKRAVGVTYLVGDSEERVQARARKEVIVSSGAIASPQLLQRSGVGPRALLDSLDIPVVHELPGVGENLQDHLELYLQYACTQPVSLYPSLLWWNQPAIGAEWLFNGTGIGASNQFEAGGFIRTRPEFEWPNIQYHFLPVAINYNGSNGVKEHGFQAHMGSMRSPSRGRVQAKSKDPRQHPSILFNYMATEQDWQEFRDGIRLTREIMAQPALDPYRGREISPGEHVQTDEELDKFIREHAETAFHPSCSCKMGTDDMAVVDGEGRVHGMQGLRVVDASIMPIIITGNLNATTIMIAEKIADKIRQRQPLPRSTAKYYVAGDAPVKGKAMREVKQG; this is encoded by the coding sequence ATGGAATACGATTACATCATCGTCGGTGCCGGTTCGGCCGGTAACACCCTGGCCACCCGCCTGACCGAAGACGCCAGCGTGTCGGTGCTGCTGCTCGAAGCGGGCGGCCCTGACTATCGCTTCGACTTCCGTACCCAGATGCCCGCCGCCCTGGCCTTCCCGTTGCAGGGCAAGCGCTACAACTGGGCCTACGAGACCGATCCAGAGCCGCACATGGATGGCCGCCGCATGGAATGTGGTCGCGGCAAGGGCCTCGGTGGCTCGTCGCTGATCAACGGCATGTGCTACATCCGCGGCAACGCCATGGACTTCGACGGCTGGGCGAAGCTGCCAGGCCTGGAAGACTGGACCTACCTCGACTGCCTGCCCTACTTCCGCAAGGCCGAAACCCGTGACATCGGCCCCAACGACTACCACGGCGGCGAAGGCCCGGTCAGCGTGGCCACGCCCAAGGCCGGCAACAACCCGCTGTTCCACGCCATGGTCGAAGCCGGCGTGCAAGCCGGTTACCCGCGCACCGAAGACCTCAACGGCTACCAGCAGGAAGGCTTCGGCCCGATGGACCGCTCGGTGACCAAGAACGGCCGCCGCTCCAGCACTGCCCGTGGCTACCTGGATCAGGCCAAGAAGCGTCCCAACCTGACCATCGTCACCCACGCCCTGAGCGACCGTATCCTGTTCGAAGGCAAACGCGCCGTCGGCGTGACCTACCTGGTCGGCGACAGCGAAGAGCGCGTGCAAGCGCGTGCACGCAAGGAAGTGATCGTCAGCTCCGGCGCCATCGCCTCGCCGCAACTGCTGCAGCGCTCCGGCGTAGGCCCCCGCGCCCTGCTCGACAGCCTCGACATTCCCGTGGTCCACGAACTGCCGGGCGTCGGCGAGAACCTGCAGGACCACCTGGAACTGTACCTGCAATACGCCTGCACCCAACCGGTGTCGCTGTACCCGTCGCTGCTGTGGTGGAACCAGCCGGCCATCGGTGCCGAGTGGCTGTTCAACGGCACTGGCATCGGCGCCAGCAACCAGTTCGAGGCCGGCGGTTTCATCCGCACCCGTCCTGAGTTCGAGTGGCCGAACATCCAGTATCACTTCCTGCCGGTGGCCATCAATTACAACGGCTCCAACGGCGTGAAGGAGCACGGCTTCCAAGCGCACATGGGCTCGATGCGCTCGCCGAGCCGCGGCCGCGTGCAGGCCAAGTCGAAAGATCCGCGCCAGCATCCGAGCATCCTGTTCAACTACATGGCCACCGAGCAGGACTGGCAGGAATTCCGCGACGGCATCCGCCTGACCCGCGAGATCATGGCCCAGCCGGCGCTGGATCCGTATCGGGGTCGTGAGATCAGCCCGGGCGAGCACGTGCAGACCGACGAGGAACTGGACAAATTCATCCGCGAGCACGCCGAGACCGCTTTCCACCCGTCGTGCTCGTGCAAGATGGGTACCGACGACATGGCGGTGGTCGATGGCGAAGGCCGCGTGCACGGCATGCAAGGCCTGCGCGTGGTAGACGCCTCGATCATGCCGATCATCATCACCGGTAACCTCAATGCCACCACGATCATGATCGCCGAGAAAATCGCCGACAAGATCCGCCAGCGCCAGCCGCTGCCGCGCAGCACCGCCAAGTACTATGTGGCCGGCGATGCTCCGGTGAAGGGCAAGGCGATGCGCGAGGTGAAGCAGGGCTAA
- the betB gene encoding betaine-aldehyde dehydrogenase, which translates to MARFGTQKLYIDGGYVDAASDATFEAINPATGEVLAHVQRATEADVERAVESAERGQKVWAAMTAMQRSRILRRAVDILRERNDELAMLETLDTGKSYSETRYVDIVTGADVLEYYAGLVPAIEGEQIPLRESSFVYTRREPLGVTAGIGAWNYPIQIALWKSAPALAAGNAMIFKPSEVTSLTTLKLAEIYTEAGLPDGVFNVLTGSGREVGTWLTEHPRIEKVSFTGGTTTGKKVMASASSSSLKEVTMELGGKSPLIICADADLDKAADIAMMANFYSSGQVCTNGTRVFIPASLKAAFEAKILERVARIRVGNPEDDNTNFGPLVSFAHMESVLGYIAKGKEEGARVLCGGERLTDGAFAKGAFVAPTVFTDCRDDMTIVKEEIFGPVMSILSYETEEEAVRRANDTEYGLAAGVCTNDLSRAHRIIHQLEAGICWINAWGESPAEMPVGGYKQSGVGRENGVSSLAQYTRIKSVQVELGGYTSVF; encoded by the coding sequence ATGGCCCGTTTCGGAACGCAAAAACTCTACATCGATGGCGGTTATGTCGACGCTGCCAGCGACGCCACCTTCGAAGCCATCAACCCGGCCACCGGCGAAGTGCTGGCCCACGTCCAGCGTGCGACCGAGGCTGACGTCGAGCGCGCCGTCGAGAGCGCCGAGCGGGGCCAGAAAGTCTGGGCCGCGATGACCGCCATGCAGCGTTCGCGCATCCTGCGCCGCGCCGTCGACATCCTGCGCGAGCGCAACGACGAGCTGGCCATGCTGGAAACCCTGGACACCGGCAAGTCGTACTCCGAAACCCGCTACGTCGACATCGTCACCGGCGCCGACGTGCTGGAATACTACGCTGGCCTGGTGCCCGCCATCGAAGGCGAGCAGATCCCACTGCGCGAATCGTCCTTCGTCTACACCCGTCGCGAACCGCTGGGCGTGACCGCTGGCATCGGCGCGTGGAACTACCCGATCCAGATTGCCCTGTGGAAATCCGCACCAGCCCTGGCCGCCGGCAACGCGATGATCTTCAAGCCGTCGGAAGTCACCTCGCTGACCACCTTGAAACTGGCCGAGATCTACACCGAAGCCGGCCTGCCGGACGGCGTATTCAACGTGCTGACCGGCAGCGGCCGCGAAGTGGGCACCTGGCTCACCGAGCACCCACGCATCGAGAAAGTCTCCTTCACCGGCGGCACCACCACCGGCAAGAAGGTCATGGCCAGCGCTTCGAGCTCCTCGCTCAAGGAAGTGACCATGGAGCTGGGCGGCAAGTCGCCGCTGATCATCTGCGCCGACGCCGACCTGGACAAGGCCGCCGACATCGCCATGATGGCCAACTTCTACAGCTCGGGTCAGGTGTGCACCAACGGCACCCGCGTGTTCATTCCTGCTTCGCTCAAAGCCGCCTTCGAGGCCAAGATCCTCGAGCGCGTCGCGCGCATCCGCGTCGGCAACCCGGAAGATGACAACACCAACTTCGGTCCACTGGTGAGCTTCGCCCACATGGAAAGCGTGCTGGGCTACATCGCCAAGGGCAAAGAAGAAGGTGCCCGTGTGCTGTGCGGCGGTGAGCGCCTGACCGACGGCGCCTTCGCCAAGGGCGCCTTCGTTGCACCGACCGTGTTCACCGACTGCCGCGACGACATGACCATCGTCAAGGAAGAGATCTTTGGCCCGGTGATGAGCATCCTCAGCTACGAGACCGAGGAAGAAGCCGTACGCCGCGCCAACGACACCGAGTACGGCCTGGCCGCCGGCGTGTGCACCAACGACCTGAGCCGCGCCCACCGCATCATCCACCAGCTCGAAGCCGGCATCTGCTGGATCAACGCCTGGGGCGAATCGCCGGCCGAAATGCCGGTCGGTGGCTACAAGCAATCGGGCGTTGGCCGCGAAAACGGCGTCAGCTCGCTGGCCCAGTACACCCGTATCAAGTCGGTCCAGGTCGAACTGGGCGGCTACACGTCGGTCTTCTGA
- the betI gene encoding transcriptional regulator BetI, producing MPKVGMQPIRRQQLIEATLQAVDQVGLGDASIALIARLAGVSNGIISHYFQDKNGLIAATMSYVMKMLSEGVSARREALHEDSPRAHLQAIIEGNFDASQVNGPAMKTWLAFWASSMHQPSLHRLQRINDHRLYSNLCCQFRRVLPLYHARKAARGLAALIDGLWLRGALSGDAFDTEQAIRIAYEYMDLQLAKQHNLAPQAAAQPPATAALKAGARGG from the coding sequence ATGCCCAAGGTCGGTATGCAACCCATCCGCCGCCAGCAGTTGATCGAAGCCACGTTACAGGCGGTCGATCAGGTCGGACTGGGAGATGCCAGCATTGCGCTGATTGCCCGTTTGGCCGGCGTGTCCAACGGCATCATCAGTCACTACTTTCAGGACAAGAACGGCCTGATCGCAGCGACCATGAGTTACGTCATGAAGATGCTCAGCGAAGGGGTCAGCGCACGCCGCGAGGCGCTGCATGAAGACTCTCCGCGAGCCCACCTGCAGGCGATCATCGAGGGCAACTTCGATGCCAGCCAGGTGAACGGTCCGGCCATGAAGACCTGGCTGGCGTTCTGGGCCTCGAGCATGCACCAACCGTCCTTGCACAGGTTGCAGCGGATCAACGACCACCGCCTGTACTCCAACCTGTGTTGTCAGTTTCGCCGCGTCCTGCCGCTCTACCATGCGCGCAAGGCAGCTCGCGGCCTGGCGGCCCTGATCGATGGTCTGTGGCTGCGCGGCGCGCTGTCGGGCGATGCGTTCGACACGGAACAGGCGATACGCATCGCCTACGAATACATGGATCTACAACTGGCTAAACAGCACAACCTGGCTCCCCAGGCCGCTGCACAACCGCCCGCGACCGCTGCCCTGAAGGCAGGCGCACGAGGCGGCTAG
- a CDS encoding trypsin-like serine peptidase — translation MPSRSALSASATWLLLAFRADVVVAADPVPLLNAQLQSVQWNGIGRLSTQHGTHQCIATLLDTREPSGQSSGPAYVVSAAHCLDPRNGVVAHDVPAEGSVAFNYFIDTSEQRVTFALKQRVWSSMQGTDLALLELDASLQDVMAQGIEPLRLGERPDTATPVMVIGEPSVPDEGLRLMRCTQQRASHAIEYPWVWRDIERNDCAGIAEGASGSPVISEDGQRLIAVINSVGVADSTRCERNSPCAFDHAEALTGQALNYAMPVQRLSGCWRQGRADLENPDCTLLPAVHIEIQERIAFMRKLALDANGQIEAPTWGMTFALDTPRYRYKTVQDPKACEDPLHYSGTIEAAQNRIDTPIGTTPGWYFLCLIGVEGADQRPSPGLMANSLSLPVNLLPAAPVPDPDVSIRRLEDASLEVTWTRHPPDLVRYFVKRGPPQSTDCENPSGYRRARHEVYAFKPQQLPLKLCTRGEDINGSHSAVRTDHLLPAP, via the coding sequence ATGCCGTCACGCTCCGCCCTATCCGCATCTGCTACCTGGCTTCTGCTGGCGTTTCGCGCCGACGTCGTGGTCGCCGCCGATCCAGTGCCGCTGCTCAATGCCCAGTTGCAGAGCGTGCAGTGGAACGGTATCGGCCGCCTGAGCACCCAGCACGGCACGCATCAATGCATCGCCACCTTGCTCGACACCCGCGAGCCCTCAGGCCAGTCGTCCGGGCCTGCCTACGTGGTCAGCGCCGCCCATTGCCTGGATCCACGCAACGGCGTGGTCGCCCATGACGTGCCGGCCGAGGGCTCGGTGGCCTTCAACTATTTCATCGACACGTCCGAGCAGCGCGTCACCTTCGCGCTCAAGCAGCGGGTGTGGAGCAGCATGCAGGGCACCGACCTGGCGTTGCTCGAGCTTGATGCCAGCTTGCAGGACGTCATGGCCCAGGGTATCGAGCCCCTACGGCTGGGCGAGCGACCGGATACGGCCACGCCGGTGATGGTGATTGGCGAGCCCAGTGTGCCTGATGAGGGCCTGCGCCTGATGCGCTGCACGCAACAGCGTGCCAGCCATGCCATCGAATACCCCTGGGTCTGGCGCGACATCGAGCGCAACGACTGCGCGGGCATCGCCGAGGGCGCCTCGGGCAGCCCGGTGATCAGCGAGGACGGGCAACGCTTGATCGCCGTCATCAACAGTGTCGGGGTCGCCGATTCGACGCGCTGCGAGCGCAACAGCCCGTGCGCGTTCGATCATGCCGAAGCGTTGACCGGACAGGCGCTCAATTACGCCATGCCGGTGCAACGCTTGTCAGGCTGCTGGCGACAGGGGCGTGCAGACCTGGAAAACCCCGACTGCACCTTGCTGCCCGCTGTGCACATCGAGATCCAGGAGCGCATCGCATTCATGCGCAAGCTGGCGCTGGATGCCAACGGGCAGATCGAGGCGCCGACGTGGGGCATGACCTTCGCCCTGGACACGCCGCGCTATCGCTACAAGACCGTGCAGGATCCGAAGGCCTGCGAGGATCCGCTGCACTACAGCGGCACGATCGAGGCCGCGCAGAACCGCATCGACACACCGATTGGCACGACGCCGGGCTGGTACTTCCTGTGCTTGATCGGCGTCGAGGGCGCCGATCAGCGACCCTCGCCAGGCTTGATGGCCAACAGTCTGAGCCTGCCGGTCAATCTGCTTCCGGCTGCGCCAGTACCTGACCCGGACGTGTCGATCCGACGCCTGGAGGACGCCAGCCTGGAGGTGACCTGGACCCGCCACCCGCCGGATCTGGTGCGCTACTTCGTCAAGCGCGGCCCGCCGCAGTCGACCGATTGCGAGAACCCGTCGGGCTACCGACGGGCGCGCCACGAGGTGTATGCCTTCAAGCCCCAGCAACTGCCGTTGAAACTCTGCACCCGAGGCGAGGACATCAACGGCAGTCATTCGGCGGTACGCACCGACCATCTACTGCCTGCGCCATGA
- a CDS encoding dermonecrotic toxin domain-containing protein, whose translation MTDTVASSPDFCLLVRAQFASRPTLRQVLSRQLLLALVEQYPLVARRRPELVDADRLSVATPSPDDKQVTLRPLVDVVLQAYLNGVLLDFPIVGITEPYLMLDRKRLFAIEDPFETADGDQIDLQRLIEPFNDVLLLTAAYFRQAQVDYWRAQGSMGASRDRCLQQTIRAALLYNLPLNGLDARQQACIHGLLKGGREQPTVFMVQIDLLHDARTSSTFLSDLFVQGQWDEAEVVLWCRPSGVIWAFDGLDALTDALADEYAPSAEGVGLTWHRHVLEGDPFAQLTALLQERMLEQVQALDRLSLRSVAELEQAYLALTDPSRWFLEGYITQAQIKGVPPSGVFRLSPTNSFACQSALYELALAQAESGGAGALGEVLDLHSYASQQLRQQLLADHPIDANYWPDDLMLELTTAWGVPGGAGAGTGDGTLERRSVSLTQFAIANLASLQGASITAIRHRDGQLIMAWMNADYVKALVERVDIGGSYPLYVAAQLDEPSGYSMRVQQFARQWRSALLFSALRARLHGRICEPSLQAVSDYCAGRIDVNLPASMLMPLALRRAPDSPAYDVVQGMYVLFNAALNNVILYRPLYGKAAVLEFASIDAMMQAVREDKDLQASLLDWLPPQARPVYDHGGFTEPHLGTPIVDTSILPAPVAPVQFWPRYWRREVDLQLYQANRDLLVTLADRDSVSNAESRWALLVQGAWLLFDVASLLVRGPVATVLWLVQMFDAASADVRAVREGSAFERSAALVDMLLNLVMVIGHAYAPAVSRVPARLPDAAQMRGLAAGAALPITERPPAPAQGKVFMAGALAKPQALLDFSFSGGSGFNLLPPERLRQLEAMRSERALDGLTPLAQGAAAGLYLIEDQHYVGLRGDAYRVTLGEEGVRIVDAQGNPGPWVERYGAGWRIDVGQRLRGGMPKSRIARKREENIAAEARIREQDVQLTGQRNSLGQAFGKHLDEVEKTTAKIDELRALESLDERQRELLDLHLQVRRAQRNVLAKDLKALIEHDLEHEALLASTGSVKLSSQIVADALLTQRSALRQGLIAACEHRYNLLATLINDEEIDAQRRAIAILPETDEEKQQYLRLVASLERVEQLGIELVAHAGRFDALLESTLKDDGIVFRDDDDQPVNKHHELDKVIEQRRHNAVDVEFRLLEDLGELCLDRLKGSTEEEVADHDELLVSDALRSAGSAHGELAASDLSEEERVAVLNDVIEAYEETIGSAEYLTSTQPALIRQDKLQSFLNVARRLKARATEQMSASVREIELSEPVPQRTPVYAPRGGIRRVVRTQRGRNVVGVEATGEDGEAVVQQRDSHDNVLRTFRRQASQWREVADELKERPAVGPAPQPEVLRTQVQALIAGVNPTINMAKRFFGHDEPLGLSTVIDLHVKDLQHRLAQLPRSGQDGDLIERAQSAIQELEDSKRDLLVTLYLTTRTPTLNALKYLHSIGELIIERRDRRLSLSDGDYLDTYEIRRVTGRKLWEAHFHYPAEETADREFLRGHLKLWEQRKLGAQAQLRAAKRNQVLKVYRGQLRKGDVEGIIPFE comes from the coding sequence ATGACCGATACCGTCGCTTCATCGCCCGACTTTTGCCTGCTCGTGCGCGCCCAGTTCGCCAGCCGTCCCACGCTGCGACAGGTGCTCAGCCGCCAACTCCTGCTAGCGCTGGTCGAGCAGTACCCGCTAGTCGCCCGCCGGCGCCCCGAACTGGTCGACGCCGACAGGCTCAGCGTGGCCACTCCCAGCCCGGATGACAAGCAGGTCACTTTGCGCCCGCTGGTCGATGTGGTGCTGCAGGCCTACCTCAACGGTGTACTGCTGGATTTCCCCATCGTGGGAATCACCGAGCCTTATCTGATGCTTGATCGCAAACGCTTGTTCGCCATCGAAGATCCGTTTGAAACGGCTGATGGCGATCAGATCGACTTGCAGCGCCTGATCGAGCCATTCAACGATGTGCTGTTGCTGACCGCGGCCTATTTCCGTCAAGCGCAGGTCGATTATTGGCGCGCGCAGGGCAGCATGGGCGCTAGCCGAGACCGCTGCCTGCAGCAAACGATTCGCGCGGCGCTGCTGTACAACCTGCCGCTCAACGGCCTCGATGCGCGCCAGCAGGCGTGCATTCATGGCCTGCTCAAGGGCGGACGTGAGCAGCCGACGGTGTTCATGGTGCAGATCGATCTGCTGCACGACGCCCGCACGAGCAGCACGTTTCTCAGCGATCTGTTCGTGCAGGGGCAGTGGGACGAGGCTGAGGTGGTCCTGTGGTGTCGCCCGTCCGGCGTGATCTGGGCGTTCGACGGCCTCGATGCGCTGACCGATGCCTTGGCCGACGAGTACGCGCCCTCCGCCGAAGGAGTGGGCCTGACCTGGCATCGCCACGTGCTTGAGGGCGACCCCTTCGCACAACTGACGGCGTTGTTGCAGGAGCGCATGCTCGAACAGGTGCAGGCCCTCGACCGTCTGTCACTGCGCAGCGTGGCTGAACTGGAGCAGGCGTATCTGGCGCTCACCGACCCGTCACGCTGGTTTCTCGAAGGCTACATCACCCAGGCACAGATCAAAGGCGTGCCACCGTCGGGCGTGTTCCGGCTCAGTCCAACGAACAGCTTCGCCTGCCAATCGGCGCTGTACGAACTGGCGCTGGCCCAGGCCGAGTCCGGTGGCGCTGGGGCCTTGGGCGAGGTGCTGGACCTGCACAGTTACGCCAGCCAGCAACTGCGCCAGCAACTGCTGGCCGATCACCCGATCGATGCCAATTACTGGCCAGACGACCTGATGCTCGAGCTCACCACCGCCTGGGGCGTGCCAGGCGGGGCGGGTGCCGGCACGGGCGACGGGACGCTGGAACGGCGCAGTGTCAGCCTGACCCAGTTCGCCATCGCCAATCTTGCGTCGCTGCAAGGCGCATCCATCACTGCCATCCGACACCGCGATGGCCAGTTGATCATGGCGTGGATGAACGCCGACTACGTCAAGGCGTTGGTGGAGCGGGTGGACATCGGCGGCAGCTATCCACTGTACGTCGCAGCGCAACTGGACGAGCCGAGCGGCTACTCGATGCGCGTACAGCAGTTCGCTCGACAGTGGCGCAGCGCACTGCTGTTCAGCGCCCTTCGCGCGCGGTTGCACGGACGGATCTGCGAACCCAGTCTGCAAGCGGTCAGCGACTACTGCGCAGGACGCATCGATGTCAATCTGCCGGCGAGCATGCTGATGCCATTGGCCCTGCGCCGTGCGCCCGACAGCCCGGCATACGATGTGGTGCAGGGCATGTATGTGCTGTTCAACGCGGCGCTGAACAACGTCATCCTCTATCGGCCGTTGTACGGCAAGGCCGCCGTGCTCGAGTTCGCGAGTATCGACGCCATGATGCAGGCCGTGCGCGAAGACAAGGACTTGCAAGCCAGCCTGCTCGACTGGTTGCCGCCGCAGGCGCGCCCGGTCTACGACCACGGCGGATTCACCGAACCGCACCTGGGAACGCCGATCGTCGACACCTCGATTCTGCCCGCGCCCGTGGCACCGGTGCAGTTCTGGCCGCGCTACTGGCGCAGAGAGGTGGACCTGCAGCTCTACCAGGCCAACCGCGATCTGCTGGTGACCCTGGCGGACCGCGATTCGGTGTCCAACGCCGAGAGCCGCTGGGCGCTGCTGGTCCAGGGCGCATGGCTGCTGTTCGATGTTGCCAGCCTATTGGTGCGCGGCCCGGTGGCGACGGTGCTGTGGCTGGTGCAGATGTTCGATGCCGCCAGTGCCGATGTGCGAGCGGTGCGCGAGGGCAGCGCGTTCGAGCGCTCGGCGGCCTTGGTCGACATGCTGTTGAACTTGGTCATGGTGATAGGGCACGCCTATGCGCCTGCAGTGTCGCGAGTGCCGGCCAGGCTACCAGATGCAGCCCAGATGCGCGGTCTTGCAGCCGGTGCGGCGCTGCCGATCACCGAGCGCCCCCCCGCGCCTGCGCAGGGCAAGGTGTTCATGGCCGGCGCGCTCGCCAAGCCGCAGGCACTGCTGGACTTCTCCTTCAGTGGCGGTAGCGGATTCAACCTGCTGCCACCGGAACGACTTCGCCAGTTGGAGGCCATGCGCAGCGAGCGTGCGCTGGACGGACTGACCCCACTCGCACAGGGCGCTGCCGCCGGCCTGTACCTCATCGAGGATCAACATTACGTCGGGCTGCGTGGCGATGCCTATCGCGTCACGCTGGGCGAAGAAGGTGTGCGCATCGTCGACGCGCAAGGCAATCCTGGGCCCTGGGTAGAGCGCTATGGTGCCGGCTGGCGAATCGACGTCGGGCAACGACTGCGTGGCGGTATGCCGAAAAGCCGCATTGCCCGCAAGCGCGAGGAGAACATCGCCGCAGAAGCACGGATAAGGGAGCAGGACGTGCAGCTGACCGGTCAGCGCAACAGCCTGGGACAGGCTTTTGGCAAACACCTGGATGAGGTGGAAAAGACCACGGCGAAGATCGACGAGTTGCGGGCGCTGGAGTCTCTGGACGAGCGGCAGCGCGAGTTGCTTGACCTGCATCTGCAGGTGCGCCGGGCACAACGCAACGTGTTGGCGAAAGACCTGAAGGCTCTGATCGAGCATGACCTGGAGCACGAGGCGCTGCTGGCCAGTACCGGTTCGGTGAAGCTGTCCAGTCAGATCGTGGCTGACGCGTTGCTGACGCAACGCAGCGCCTTGCGCCAGGGCCTGATCGCCGCCTGCGAGCATCGCTACAACCTGCTGGCGACGCTTATCAACGATGAGGAGATCGACGCTCAACGTCGGGCGATCGCGATCCTGCCCGAGACCGACGAGGAAAAGCAGCAGTATCTGCGCCTGGTTGCGTCGCTGGAGCGCGTCGAGCAGTTGGGCATCGAACTGGTCGCGCACGCGGGGCGTTTCGACGCGCTTCTGGAAAGCACGCTCAAGGACGACGGTATCGTCTTTCGCGACGATGACGACCAGCCTGTCAACAAGCACCATGAACTGGACAAGGTGATCGAGCAGCGGCGGCACAACGCCGTCGATGTGGAGTTTCGTTTGCTCGAAGACCTTGGCGAGCTGTGCCTGGACCGCCTCAAGGGCTCTACCGAGGAGGAGGTCGCGGACCATGACGAATTGTTGGTCAGCGACGCCTTGCGCAGCGCCGGTAGCGCACATGGCGAACTGGCGGCCAGCGATCTGTCCGAGGAGGAGCGCGTGGCGGTGCTCAACGATGTGATCGAGGCCTACGAGGAAACCATCGGCAGCGCCGAGTATCTGACCAGCACCCAGCCGGCGCTGATTCGCCAGGACAAGCTGCAGTCTTTTCTCAACGTTGCGCGGCGGCTCAAAGCGCGGGCCACTGAACAGATGAGCGCCAGTGTCCGCGAAATCGAACTGAGCGAGCCGGTGCCCCAGCGCACCCCGGTGTATGCGCCGCGCGGCGGTATTCGTCGGGTGGTCAGAACCCAGCGCGGGCGCAATGTGGTGGGTGTGGAGGCCACGGGGGAGGACGGCGAAGCCGTCGTGCAGCAGAGGGACAGTCATGACAATGTGCTCAGAACGTTCCGTCGCCAAGCCAGTCAGTGGCGCGAAGTGGCGGATGAGCTCAAAGAACGGCCTGCCGTCGGGCCTGCACCGCAGCCGGAGGTTCTGCGCACTCAGGTGCAGGCGCTGATTGCCGGCGTGAACCCAACCATCAACATGGCCAAGCGGTTCTTCGGTCACGATGAACCCCTGGGGCTGTCGACGGTGATCGACCTGCATGTGAAGGATCTTCAGCACAGGCTGGCGCAGTTGCCACGCAGTGGCCAGGACGGTGACTTGATCGAGAGGGCCCAGTCAGCCATCCAAGAGCTGGAGGACAGCAAGCGCGATCTGCTGGTCACCCTTTATCTGACCACACGCACGCCGACACTCAATGCCTTGAAGTACCTGCATTCCATTGGTGAGCTCATCATCGAGCGGCGTGATCGACGTTTATCGCTGTCCGATGGTGATTACTTGGACACTTATGAAATCCGGCGGGTGACGGGCAGGAAACTGTGGGAAGCCCATTTCCATTACCCCGCCGAGGAGACCGCCGACCGCGAGTTCCTCCGGGGTCATCTCAAGCTCTGGGAGCAGCGCAAGCTGGGCGCACAAGCGCAGTTGCGTGCGGCAAAGCGCAACCAGGTGCTCAAGGTGTATCGCGGGCAACTGCGCAAGGGCGACGTCGAGGGCATCATTCCCTTCGAGTGA
- a CDS encoding divergent polysaccharide deacetylase family protein, producing the protein MRALLLTLACALAGTAHAAPVKAFMSIIIDDLGQNSERDSRTLALPGPVTLAVMPDTPHASDFARQAHKAGRTVILHMPMDPATGPYAWHPGLPIEELARRLDAALIKVPFAAGVNNHMGSRMTAQPEAMAWLMGELQRRELFFVDSRTSAATVAAAKAQETGLAHVSRDVFLDDVRTPEAIAAQLRQGVELARKQGSAVLIGHPYPQTLQVLEREMPRLASQGIALIELRQMIAERSNQAMPAHGRHGRYSNR; encoded by the coding sequence ATCCGCGCCCTGCTGCTGACACTGGCCTGCGCACTGGCCGGCACCGCCCACGCGGCGCCGGTCAAGGCGTTCATGAGCATCATCATCGACGACCTGGGACAGAACAGCGAACGCGACAGCCGCACCCTCGCCCTGCCCGGACCGGTCACCCTGGCGGTCATGCCCGATACCCCGCACGCCAGCGACTTCGCCCGCCAGGCCCACAAGGCCGGGCGCACGGTGATCCTGCACATGCCCATGGACCCGGCCACCGGGCCTTATGCCTGGCACCCCGGCCTGCCCATCGAGGAACTGGCGCGGCGCCTGGATGCGGCGCTGATCAAAGTGCCGTTCGCCGCAGGCGTCAACAACCACATGGGCAGTCGCATGACTGCGCAACCCGAGGCCATGGCTTGGCTGATGGGTGAGCTGCAGCGTCGTGAGCTGTTCTTCGTCGACAGCCGCACCAGCGCCGCCACGGTGGCGGCGGCCAAGGCTCAGGAAACGGGGCTGGCCCACGTTTCGCGAGATGTGTTTCTCGACGATGTGCGCACTCCGGAAGCCATCGCGGCCCAACTGCGCCAAGGCGTCGAGCTGGCGCGCAAGCAAGGCTCGGCGGTACTGATCGGCCATCCGTACCCGCAAACCTTGCAGGTGCTGGAGCGGGAAATGCCCCGGCTGGCCAGCCAGGGCATCGCGTTGATCGAGCTGCGTCAGATGATCGCCGAGCGCAGCAATCAGGCCATGCCGGCACATGGTCGGCACGGCCGATACAGCAACCGCTGA